AACCGACTGGAAGGCCACGGCGATGCGGACCGCATGGGCAAAGGCGGCGTCGCTGCCCCGTGAAAAATCCGTGGGGTGGAGAATGGATCGGTAGCCGTTCGCAGACATGGAGGGGGATGAATTGTGGAGGCAGCGTCTTGAAAAAACGCGGGCGATGCAATGGCCGTCCGCTCCCGTTCGCTGCCCGCAGGGCCGGGTTCCACAAGGTCCCGACGCCGGCGTCCGCCGGCGCGCGACGGATCCCGGTTGCCGGGCCGAAGACGCTGGATATCGTGAACGCGTGGTCCGGACATTTGGACGGTTGGCTGCGTTTTTGGGAGTGCTGCTCGTCGCCACGGGTTGCCAGTCATCCGGCGAAAGGGTTCCAGAGGCCTTTCGTGGCGAGGGGCGTCAGCGGCTCCGCCTCGCCGTGGAAGCGGTGCGTGAGAGCGAGGTTGCGCTCGACGTGCAGATTGGCGAATTGCGACGCCGGTTGCAGGGGGCCTCGGAGGGGGATTTCGGCGAACTCGTCCGGAAATACGAGTCGCTGTTGGAGATTCAGGATGCCCTCGGAAGGGCCACGGCGGTTGTGCGGTCGCGATTCCGGGACCTGGAACGGATTGCGTCCGAACTCTTCGCGGCCTGGGAGCTCGAAATTCGCGGCCGCGCAGACCCCTTGGAGGCGTCCGGCAGTCGCCGGCAGCTGAACGAGACGCGAACGCGCTTCCACCAGTTCACCTCCACCGTCCGCATGGTCGAATCGGCGGCCGATCCGGTTCTGAGCCAGCTGGCGGATCCCTTGCCGCACCTGTCGCGGCCCTGGACGCCCGCAGTGGCCGCCGGGGTTCAATCCGGCCTCACCGCCTTGTCGGGCGATGCCGACCGTTGGTCGGAACAGGTGCGCGAGTCCATCGCCCGTGCCGATGCATTCCTCCGCTCGATGCCCCCTTGATAGCCGGAGGATGTTTTTGGGCATTGCCGGCGCGGCCCGGGGCCGGCTTGGATGGTCCCGGACGGTGCCGCAATGTCAGAGCCTCAACTTCAGGAATCGCAATTCCCGCTGCGTGCCGCGGGCGGACTGGTGTGGCGTGCGGGTGAACGCGGGCCCGAATTGCTGCTGATCCGGCGCTGCCGTCATGGGACCGATGAATGGTCCCTGCCCAAAGGCAAGCTGGACCCTGGCGAGACCTTTCCCGAGGCGGCCCTGCGCGAGGTGCTGGAGGAGACCGGAGTGCGGGCGCGCCTGGGCCGGTTTGCCGGCGTGATGCAGTACCCGGTTGCGGGTCGGAACAAGGTGGTCTGCCTTTGGGAAATGACCGCGCTCGAGGCGGGGACGCCTGGGGATACGGACGAGGTGGCGGAAGTCCGCTGGGTTGGCCGCGACGAGGCGTTGCGCCTGCTCACCCACGAGCAAAACCGGGAGCTGCTGCGTCACCTGCCGGCGCCGGAACTTTGACGGTCAGTGGCCTCCCTGGCTCAGGGCCACCAGCTCATAGAGGTGACGATCGTCGGAGCGGATCCGCTGGGCGAGCGACCGGCCCAGCGAGGAGAGAATGGACACACCGATCTCGGGGCGGACGCGGCAGAGCTCGCGCAGCCGCGACGTCGGGATGCGGAACAGCGTCACGGGCGAATCACTGACGGCGTCGGTGACGTGCGGACCTCCGTCGAACAGCGCGATGTAACCGAACGCCGCGCCCGCCTCCTTCACCGCGATGAGGATCTCGCGTTGACGCACGATGATCCGCTGGCGCACCTGCCCATCAATCACGAAGTAGATGTCGTCCGAGGGCGTGTTGGCGCGCATGATCGTGTGGAAGGCGGGCAGTTGGAGGACGCTGCCCAGCGGAATCAGCGCGGCGAGGTCGTCGTCGGACAGTTCGCCAAAGGCGCGGATGCGGCGGAGGATGGACGGCTTGAGCATCGGATGGGGACCGGAGTCGTCGACCGCGGGGTCCTCCAATCCGAAGAGACGGCGGAGCGCGGGCATCTGCCCCGCTTGAAGCCACCGCCGGGTCCCCTCGCAAAACACCCAGGATTCGGGGAGGATCCGCTCGTCGCGCACCCATTCCTTCAGCACCTCCACACCCACGGGACCGTACACTGAGTCGTCCAGCGCCCAGACCCGGTAGCTCGCCGCCTCCGGAGGGGGGTTCATGGACGTATGGGAACGCCGTCCGCCGGGAACACGCAAAGAAAAAGAAGGAGCACCGCGGCAATCCGGCTCGACTTGGCGACGTGGCTTCGGTGTACTCGCGCCGCCCGGAGTCCCGGGAGGGCGGCGCGACCCAGAGCCGGGGAGAGTTTCTTCTCCCGTTCCTGCGGGCTTTGCGGGTTCAACGCGATCCATGCCGTGTCATGACTATTTCCGGTCCGAGTCGTCGAACAGACCTTTCCATGTTTGGGGACGCTGAGGGTTGCGTCCACCGCTCTTCCAGTCAGTTGACGGCCAATGATATCTGAAAGATCCCGCGGTCTCTACGTCCTCCACTGCATCGTTCAGGCGGTTCTGGTGATGCTGCTGTTTTGGGGCTGGCTGGGGGTGTTCGCACTCATGTATCCGCCCGGTGCGGTGGATTACCGGCGGTACGCGATCTATTCGCTGCTCTCGGTGACCGGGTTGCTCCTCAAGGGATTGACCACCCAGTCGGAGCGACGGGCGCTCCTCCGGTTGAGGGTCCTGGACCGCCTCCGGGATTCGTTCGTGCAGACGCTCTGGATTTCCACGCTGCTGCTGTTTGTCCTCGTCATCACCAAGGACAAGAACATCTCCCGGATGTTCCTCTTCACCTTTCTGCCCCTGGTGTACCTGTTGTTGGTCGCCAGCAATTCCAAGCTGCCTTCCTGGCTGGCGCGGCGCCTGTTTGCCGGCGACCGGGTCGAACGCACCATCCTCTACAGCATTGGGGGGCATCTGGAGAATCTGGGCCCATGGCTCGGACGCCAGGAGCGGATCGGGCTCCATGTGCTGGGCATCCTGTCCGACAGTCCGACCCGCGGCGCGCTGTCCAATCTCCCGGTGCTGGGCGGCACCGAGGACGTGGAGCGGGTGTTGACGGAGACCAAGGCCACCCAGTTGCTGGTCAGCGGCTTTCCGATGTTCCGGAACGTCCTGCAGTTCATCACTTCACTGTGCGAGCGGCGGGGGATCCGGTTGCTGGTCCTGACCGATTTTGAGGAGAAGTTCGGTCAGGCGGTGACGATGGTGGACGAGGATGGGATCCGGTTTCTGACGCTCCGGGAGGAACCATTGGAGAGCCCGTTCAACCGGTTGTTGAAGCGTTCCCTCGACATCGCGGTGTCGCTCCCGGTCGTGTTGTTCATTCTTCCGGTGACCACGGCGATCGTGTGGTTGTTCCAGCGACTCCAGTCCCCGGGGCCGGTGTTTTATGTGCAGATGCGCGCCGGGATGCAGAACCAGCCCTTCGCCATTTATAAATACCGGTCCATGCATGTGCACGACCTTGACGTCAAACGGCAGACCTCCAAGGGCGATGAACGCGTGTATCCTGCCGGTCGGTGGTTCCGGAAGCTCAGCATTGATGAGCTTCCGCAGTTTTTTAATGTGCTCAAGGGGAGCATGAGCGTGGTCGGGCCGCGTCCGCACCTGGCCGCCCACAATGATCAATGGTCCCGGATCATGGCCAATTATCACGTGCGCACCTTCGTGAAGCCCGGAATCACCGGCCTGGCGCAGGTTCGCGGTTACCGGGGCGAGGCGCGGACGGATGAGGCGCTGCGGCTTCGGGTGCTCGCCGACATCGAATACATCGAGAACTGGTCCATCGCGCTCGATTTTCTGCTGATCCTCCGGACCGCCTTCCAGGTCATCGTGCCCCCCAAATCGGCCTTCTGACCTCCAAAGGGGGTCCGGCAGGGCGTCCGACAAACGCAAACGGCGGGACCCCGGCCGATGCCGGGATCCCGCCGTCGCGGGCTCATGAAGATGCCGGTCACTTCGCCGCAGTCATCTGGTCATGGATCCAGCGGTAGGTCTTTTCCATGCCGTCCCGCAACCGGGTGCCGGGTTCCCATGCGAACACCTTTTGGATGAGCGTATTGTCGGAATTGCGGCCGTTGACGCCCTTGGGCGCCTTCAGGTTGTAGGTCCGCTTGAGCTTCAGGCCCGCGATCTCCTCGACGATGTCCACGAGTTGATTGATGGAGACCAGTTCGCTGGACCCGATGTTGATCGGCTCGACGAAGTCGCTTGCGGTGAGCATCTGGGTGCCCTTCAGGCAGTCGTCAATGTACATGAACGATCGGGTCTGATGGCCGTCACCCCAGATCTCGATCTCGTGATTTCCGGTGAGTTTGGCGGTGATGACTTTCCGGCACGTGGCCGCCGGGGCCTTCTCGCGGCCCCCGTCGTAGGTGCCGAACGGACCGTACACATTGTGGTAGCGCCCGATCCGCGTGACCACTCCGAAGTCCTCCCGGAAATGCCGGCACATGCGTTCGCTGAACAGCTTCTCCCAGCCGTAGCCGTCCTCGGGCAGGGCCGGGTAGGCATCCGCCTCCTTCAGTGCCGTCACGTTGGGATCGCGCTGCTTGTCGGCATTGTACACGCAGGCGCTGGAGGCGAAGAAGTAGCGCTGGATGCCGAAATCGCGTGCGGCCATCAACAGGTGGGTGTTGATGAGCACGGAAAGCATGCAAAGGCCCTTGTTGAGCTCGATGAAGCCCATCCCGCCCATGTCGGCCGCAAGATTGTACACCGTGTGGGCGCCCTGTACCGCTGCGTAGCAGGCCTCCTTCCGTTCAAGGTCCAGGACGAGATTTTCGACGTCGGGAAAGCGCTGGTACCAAACGGTCTGGGGCTTGGCATCCACGCAGCGGATTCGGGTGAAGCCCTGGCGCCTCAGGTCGGCCACGAGGTGGCCGCCGATGAAGCCGCCGCCGCCGCAAACTACAATCAGATCATTTTTCATGTGCTCAACAGGTTTTGGTCAGGAAAGCAGGCAGGGAAAATGGACACCCGGTGAACGCGGTCCGGGCCGTCCGGTTCCGTCATGGGGTGGCCAGCGGCGGCAGGTTCTCGCCGTAGCGCCACATCATCGCCACCAGCTTGCGGGCGCGCCAATAGCGCGGCAGGAAACGGGCGGGCGCTTCAAGGCATCGAAACAGCCATCCGAGGAAGAACCGGTCCGCCCAGTCGGGAATTCGCGCCTGATCCCCGGTTAGAAAGCCGATTGCGGCCCCGATGCAATGGATGCCGGGCCGGTAACTGAGATGGGACCGCAGATAATGCCCGAGGCGCTCCTGGGTGCCGCCCCCAAGTCCGACGACGAGCTGCTGCGGCCGGCGTGATTCGACCCATTCCAGGAGAGCAGGGTCAGCGATCGGTCCGCGGGGATACATGGGGGCGAGGTAGCAGTCGTCGGCCGAGCACATGAATCCCTCGCGCCGCAGCCACTCCAGGTTGCGGTCCCTCGACGCCGCGGTGGGCATGACCCAGGCCAGGCGGCCCGGCGACCGAAATTCCGGACGCTCCAGGAGCCGCTTGAGGTATTCCAGCCCCGAAACCCGGATGAGCCGTTCCCCCCGGAACACCTGCCACAGGAGCACCATCAGGCCGCTGTCGGTGATCGCCAGATCGGCGTGCAGCAACGCGTCGCGATACTCGGGATCCTTTCCCAGTTCGATGAGCGCCGGGGCGGCTGGAACCACCACCAGGCCGCCTGCGACGCCCAGCGAAACGGCCTCTTCAGCGGTGCCGGTGAAAAACCGCACGCCGAGGATCTGGCGGGATTTCCCGCTTGAAGGTTCAGGGGGTGGAGACGTCAAGGGCACTTGAGGCATGGCGGAGTGTGCGGAACTCAACGGGGTCCGAACCCGGTTTCCGCAGGACTCCTGCGGCGCTTTGCTGGGATGGCGCCCCGCCGGCAATGCAATGCAAGGCGGGGCACGACTGGCGGCATTCGCGGAACCTGCCGGGCAGAGGGGGCGTCATCGCGTCCGTAGGCGGTTCACTATAGGCAGGCGACGGTGGCAGGCGATTCAAATCTTGGCGGACGTTGCCGCCCGCAGGGATCGGGCCCGCTCCAGGTCGCCGTATTGCTCCAACAGCCAGGTCGCGGTGGTCTCGACCCCTTGCGGCAGGGTCCGGGGGCCCCGCCCGAGGACATCGAAGGTCGGCTGGATGGGCACCGGGTTGTCGGTGATCAGGTTGTACAGGCGGGAGGCATACATGGGGAAGGGCAGGCCAAAGGCGCGCACCAGGTCGCCGATCCGGGCCAGCACGCGGAGGCTCCACAGCGGCACCGTACGCGCCTCGCGTCCGGTCAGGGCCCGTGCGAAACTGTGGATCCATTCGACCTGCCGCCCGTTGTCGTCCCCGACGTACAGCGTGCGGCCCTGGGTGGCTTCTGCGGGCAGGGACAGGATTCGTCCGATCTGCCATGCCACGTTCTCCACATAGCCGTAGGAGCGGATCACCGGGTCGTGCGACGGGTGCCGGTAGAGGCCCCGGTGGATCAGCCGCCAAAGTCCGGAAGTCAGGAGGGGATGATGGGTACCCCAGACTGCGGTCGGCCGGATCAGGGTCCAGTGGCCGGGCAGGCCGGCCGCCCGGGTGAGTTGTTCGGTGATGACCTTGCTTTCTCCGTAGAGCATGTACGGGACGTAATCGTCGTCGGACTTGGGCGGGCCGCTGCCGGGTTTGCGGACGTGCTGGGTGGAGGTGACCACGAGGCGCTGCACCGTTCCGGCCGCTTTGACGGCGGCGAGCACGTTGGCGGTGCCGTCGGTGTTGGCCCGGAAGTCAGCCAGAGACCGCCCCTCCATCACCGCCAGGGCGGCGAGGTGCACGACGCCCTGGGGCTGGAATTCGCGGAAGCACTGGCTCAACGACCCGGGGTCGAGGATGGACCCCTCGCGCCAGAGGGCCCTGTGCGATGGTTCCGAGGGCGGGGCGATGTCGAGATTGGCGACCTCGTGGCCTTCCGAGTGCAGCTGGGCAATGAGGTGGCGGCCAATGAAGCCGCTCCCACCGGTGAGCAATACCTTCATGTTGAAATTCCCGCTTTCTGCGGGGGATTGGGGACGAGGGCGTCGAAGTCGGCCCGGGGGAAGACATCGAGTTTGGTGGTGCGCGAGGCGTTGACGATGCGGCGTCCGTCAGCCTCGAACCGTGCAAGCGCCGACCGGAACGCAGCGCGCTGGCCTTCCATGTTGGGGACGGCCCACGCCTCGCCCGCCTTCCGGTAGTCCGGGTGGAAGTGGTTGACCTCGCCCTGGGACCTCAACGCGACCTCATACCCGGCGCCAGGCACCTCGGTCGCCACCTGCTGGCTGGGGAGTTGGAAGGAGAAATCCAGCCCGATGAGGATCACCTCCCGGATGCCCATGTAATAGGCCATCTGCAGCTGGTTGAAGACGATCGAGCAGCCGCCGTAGTGGCCGACGAGCAGGTTGTCGGAGAACGGATGGACGGTGTCGGGCTCACCGGGGGGTACGGACAGCTCGCGGACCCACGTGGCGGGGAGATCGGGCCCGAAGAAGTCGCGCACGGCGTCGGACATCAGCCGGTTCAGCGGGGTGGCGGCGATGGTCTGCGCATTGTTGCGGGCCACCAGCTTGTCGCACACGGAGTAGTAGGTTGGCCGCCATGCTGTCTGGTCAAAGGCCAGGTACACCTTGTTCGAGGCGAAGGTGATTTCCTGCTCTAGGCGGTCGAGATCGGCCACCTTGAGACTGGGGCCGTTGCCCAGCACGAAGGCGCGGCGTCCTGCGTGGCGGTTTTTCAGGGCCAGGATGCGCTCGTCATTGGCGCCGAGCGCCATTCCGGCGCTGCGCAGCGGCTGCAAGGCCAGTCGTCGCAGTTTCCGAATGCCCCGGGTCATCAGCGACGGCGCGACCCACGGCGCGGGACCGGAACTTGTTGGGGTTGTGTTCACGGGATCCATGACTGCAGCCAGGCGGCAAAGCGTCGGTTGCCTGCGGCGTTCCAGTGGGAGTCTCTCGGGTGAAAGTCATCGAGCGTCATCAGGGGCGCGGGGTGGACCCGGAGCCCGGGCAGCGAAGCCAGCCCGCTGCATGTCGCCTCGTACCAGCGGTCGTAGCTGCTGCAGGTGCGCCGGAGATTCTCATTGGAGGCACCCTCCGGGACCAGCTCCTGTTTGATCTGAAGTCGCACCATGTGGACTTCCCGAAACCGGGACAGGATCCCGGAAAGAAGGTCGAGATTCCTTTGGAAAAGGGTCCCGGCCCCGTCGAAATCGAGATGGACGTATTCCGTGTCAATTTCCATGGTCCCGCCGCCGGTCCGATGGTGCAACAGTCGGCCGGTGCGAATCAATTGAGGCCTCCGGAGAATGCGCCGCAACTTGAGATAAATGCAGGAGGCCAGGTCGCGACGCCAGCGCAGGGCCCGAAACACGTCGGTGCCCGATTCCCTCCAGCGCTCGTACATCCGGCAGTGCGCCCAGAGGTTGGGATGGTACAGAAACCACACCCGCTCGTGGCCACCCCGGTAGAATCTCGAGAGAAGGTCCCCCCATTCCCGGATCCCGACGGCCAGCCCCAGATTCAGCCAGCCCCGCGGGGGCAGGGCCAGCGCCCACCAGTTTTCCTCGTTGTGAACGGCAATTCCCATGGCAAACGACGTTCCGAGGACCACGTTTGGGGCGCCGCCATCGGCAGGCCCCCGCAGCCCGTGGGCGTTGGAATTCAAGGAAAATCCCAGCCGACGGGCCTGCAGGTCGAGTCCCGGCTGCAGGCGGAAGCCGCATCCGGCGTCCGGTTGGAGCAGTTGCAGCCAGCGCCGGCCCTGGAGGGGGTCCTGCAGGTTGATCTCAGCCGGCCGCATGCCCCTCCTTGTCCGCAGGTTCCGCGATCTCACTGGAGGTGAGGTGTAGCGAGTACAGGATCGTAAACACGCACAGGATGGCGGTGCCGATCAGCCTCGCGATGGCGGCCCCCATGATGCCGTGCCCCAGATGGATCAGCCACGCCGACGCTCCGAAGATGATCACCAGCACCGCCCCCAGGGCACACAGATATGGGGTCATGCGGTTGATGACCCCGATCACGGAGCCCACACCCAGGTACACCCAGAACACGCAGGTGACACAGGCGAGCCGCGCCGCCGGGATGCCCGGGGCATATGCCGGGAAGAACCTCTCGACCACCGGTCCGATAATGAAGAAACACAGGGCGCTCACCGGGATCAGCGTGGCGGTGTTGAACAGCAGACTGATCCAGACGTACCGGCGCAGGCGGCGGCGCGACCGGTGCTCGCCATAAGCCCGGGCGATCTTCGGAAACAGGATCAGCGACAGCGAGGTGGGTACAAAGGTCAGGCTGTTGACGATCATCCCCGCCAGTTGGAATTCGCCCATTTCCTGCTTGGGCAGCAGTACCGCGACCATCGTCCGGTCCGCCACCATCAGCAGGCTGGCCAGTGCTCCCGAGATCATCAGGGGGAGGCCGGTGCGGGACAGCGCCCGCGCTTCCTGCAGATTCCAGCGGCCCCCGGGGGTCCAGAGGCCCGTCCGCCAGCGCACCGCGAGGGAACCCAGCGAGGACAGCGCTCCCCGCCCGATTGCGCCCAGGGTTCCCGCGATCGGAATCAGGGCACAGGTCACCAGGGAGATCAGGTTGGTTCCGATCACCGCCCACGCCTGGCGCAGGTACCGGTTCTCCGACCGGAGGGCGATGTCCGTGTGGGTCACGACCTGGTAGGCAAAGGCCCCGAGGCCCGCCCCGCAGAAGGCCAGCACCAGCAACGGGGGCTTCTTGAGGAGCAGGGAGATCAGCCCGGTTCCGACGCAGACCAGGGCGCCGACGGTTCCCGCGGCCAGACTGACCTGCGAAGCGGTTTGCAGGATGCGGTTGGCGCGTTC
Above is a genomic segment from Verrucomicrobiia bacterium containing:
- a CDS encoding DUF2959 family protein, which produces MVRTFGRLAAFLGVLLVATGCQSSGERVPEAFRGEGRQRLRLAVEAVRESEVALDVQIGELRRRLQGASEGDFGELVRKYESLLEIQDALGRATAVVRSRFRDLERIASELFAAWELEIRGRADPLEASGSRRQLNETRTRFHQFTSTVRMVESAADPVLSQLADPLPHLSRPWTPAVAAGVQSGLTALSGDADRWSEQVRESIARADAFLRSMPP
- a CDS encoding NUDIX hydrolase; amino-acid sequence: MVPDGAAMSEPQLQESQFPLRAAGGLVWRAGERGPELLLIRRCRHGTDEWSLPKGKLDPGETFPEAALREVLEETGVRARLGRFAGVMQYPVAGRNKVVCLWEMTALEAGTPGDTDEVAEVRWVGRDEALRLLTHEQNRELLRHLPAPEL
- a CDS encoding cyclic nucleotide-binding domain-containing protein, whose protein sequence is MNPPPEAASYRVWALDDSVYGPVGVEVLKEWVRDERILPESWVFCEGTRRWLQAGQMPALRRLFGLEDPAVDDSGPHPMLKPSILRRIRAFGELSDDDLAALIPLGSVLQLPAFHTIMRANTPSDDIYFVIDGQVRQRIIVRQREILIAVKEAGAAFGYIALFDGGPHVTDAVSDSPVTLFRIPTSRLRELCRVRPEIGVSILSSLGRSLAQRIRSDDRHLYELVALSQGGH
- a CDS encoding exopolysaccharide biosynthesis polyprenyl glycosylphosphotransferase, with protein sequence MISERSRGLYVLHCIVQAVLVMLLFWGWLGVFALMYPPGAVDYRRYAIYSLLSVTGLLLKGLTTQSERRALLRLRVLDRLRDSFVQTLWISTLLLFVLVITKDKNISRMFLFTFLPLVYLLLVASNSKLPSWLARRLFAGDRVERTILYSIGGHLENLGPWLGRQERIGLHVLGILSDSPTRGALSNLPVLGGTEDVERVLTETKATQLLVSGFPMFRNVLQFITSLCERRGIRLLVLTDFEEKFGQAVTMVDEDGIRFLTLREEPLESPFNRLLKRSLDIAVSLPVVLFILPVTTAIVWLFQRLQSPGPVFYVQMRAGMQNQPFAIYKYRSMHVHDLDVKRQTSKGDERVYPAGRWFRKLSIDELPQFFNVLKGSMSVVGPRPHLAAHNDQWSRIMANYHVRTFVKPGITGLAQVRGYRGEARTDEALRLRVLADIEYIENWSIALDFLLILRTAFQVIVPPKSAF
- a CDS encoding NAD-dependent epimerase/dehydratase family protein — encoded protein: MKNDLIVVCGGGGFIGGHLVADLRRQGFTRIRCVDAKPQTVWYQRFPDVENLVLDLERKEACYAAVQGAHTVYNLAADMGGMGFIELNKGLCMLSVLINTHLLMAARDFGIQRYFFASSACVYNADKQRDPNVTALKEADAYPALPEDGYGWEKLFSERMCRHFREDFGVVTRIGRYHNVYGPFGTYDGGREKAPAATCRKVITAKLTGNHEIEIWGDGHQTRSFMYIDDCLKGTQMLTASDFVEPINIGSSELVSINQLVDIVEEIAGLKLKRTYNLKAPKGVNGRNSDNTLIQKVFAWEPGTRLRDGMEKTYRWIHDQMTAAK
- a CDS encoding WecB/TagA/CpsF family glycosyltransferase; its protein translation is MPQVPLTSPPPEPSSGKSRQILGVRFFTGTAEEAVSLGVAGGLVVVPAAPALIELGKDPEYRDALLHADLAITDSGLMVLLWQVFRGERLIRVSGLEYLKRLLERPEFRSPGRLAWVMPTAASRDRNLEWLRREGFMCSADDCYLAPMYPRGPIADPALLEWVESRRPQQLVVGLGGGTQERLGHYLRSHLSYRPGIHCIGAAIGFLTGDQARIPDWADRFFLGWLFRCLEAPARFLPRYWRARKLVAMMWRYGENLPPLATP
- a CDS encoding NAD(P)-dependent oxidoreductase yields the protein MKVLLTGGSGFIGRHLIAQLHSEGHEVANLDIAPPSEPSHRALWREGSILDPGSLSQCFREFQPQGVVHLAALAVMEGRSLADFRANTDGTANVLAAVKAAGTVQRLVVTSTQHVRKPGSGPPKSDDDYVPYMLYGESKVITEQLTRAAGLPGHWTLIRPTAVWGTHHPLLTSGLWRLIHRGLYRHPSHDPVIRSYGYVENVAWQIGRILSLPAEATQGRTLYVGDDNGRQVEWIHSFARALTGREARTVPLWSLRVLARIGDLVRAFGLPFPMYASRLYNLITDNPVPIQPTFDVLGRGPRTLPQGVETTATWLLEQYGDLERARSLRAATSAKI
- a CDS encoding oligosaccharide flippase family protein; translation: MNAVEPVRIRPGFPSLAWIRQMLATAGRRRGEILAMLGTVSTPAVNLVYGLLVFRNMTPEMAGLVATAAILPFYLTFLNFGVLNGQQRELPFALGAGDRERANRILQTASQVSLAAGTVGALVCVGTGLISLLLKKPPLLVLAFCGAGLGAFAYQVVTHTDIALRSENRYLRQAWAVIGTNLISLVTCALIPIAGTLGAIGRGALSSLGSLAVRWRTGLWTPGGRWNLQEARALSRTGLPLMISGALASLLMVADRTMVAVLLPKQEMGEFQLAGMIVNSLTFVPTSLSLILFPKIARAYGEHRSRRRLRRYVWISLLFNTATLIPVSALCFFIIGPVVERFFPAYAPGIPAARLACVTCVFWVYLGVGSVIGVINRMTPYLCALGAVLVIIFGASAWLIHLGHGIMGAAIARLIGTAILCVFTILYSLHLTSSEIAEPADKEGHAAG